The following coding sequences are from one Pongo abelii isolate AG06213 chromosome 3, NHGRI_mPonAbe1-v2.0_pri, whole genome shotgun sequence window:
- the SPCS3 gene encoding signal peptidase complex subunit 3 translates to MNTVLSRANSLFAFSLSVMAALTFGCFITTAFKDRSVPVRLHVSRIMLKNVEDFTGPRERSDLGFITFDITADLENIFDWNVKQLFLYLSAEYSTKNNALNQVVLWDKIVLRGDNPKLLLKDMKTKYFFFDDGNGLKGNRNVTLTLSWNVVPNAGILPLVTGSGHVSVPFPDTYEITKSY, encoded by the exons ATGAACACGGTGCTGTCGAGGGCGAACTCGCTGTTCGCCTTCTCGCTGAGCGTGATGGCGGCGCTCACCTTCGGCTGCTTCATCACCACCGCCTTCAAAGACAGGAGCGTCCCGGTGCGGCTGCACGTCTCGCGGATCATGCT AAAAAATGTAGAAGATTTCACTGGACCTAGAGAAAGAAGTGATCTGGGATTTATCACATTTGATATAACTGCTG ATCTAGAGAATATATTTGATTGGAATGTTAAGCAGTTGTTTCTTTATTTATCAGCAGAATATTCAACAAAAAATAAT gCTCTGAACCAAGTTGTCCTATGGGACAAGATTGTTTTGAGAGGTGATAATCCGAAGCTGCTGCTGaaagatatgaaaacaaaatattttttctttgacgATGGAAATGGTCTCAA GGGAAACAGGAATGTCACTTTGACCCTGTCTTGGAACGTCGTACCAAATGCTGGAATTCTACCTCTTGTGACAGGATCAGGACACGTATCTGTCCCATTTCCAGATACATATGAAATAACGAAGAGTTATTAA